The window GAACAAAGTATTGGTAGAACTTTCTAAAAGTCCAGCTATTAAGGAAGCCTTGAGGAAACGCAAGTTGGACCCTTGGCATTTAGATAGCGCTTATGTAGAGCGACTTTATGAAAAAATCATCATGAGCAAAGAATTTGTGGTGTATGCTAGCCAGGAAAATGAGTCTATTAAAAAGGATCAATCCTTTATCAACACGATCTTTTCAGAGATCATTGCGCCTAGCGATGAGTTGATGGATTACCTAGAAGATGCTAATATTACTTGGACAGATGATTACCCACTTGTAAATACGGAAATGATCAAGTTCATACGTAAAGTAAAAGTGGATAAAGAGATCAAGTTGCCTGAACTGGTAAAAGATCCAGATGATATCAAATTTGCCATGGATCTTTTTAGAAGAACCGTGCTCAACATGGATGAGCTATGGGCGAGAGTGGACGGTAAAACACCTAACTGGGATAGTGAGCGTATCGCTCAAATCGACAGTGTATTAATCATGATGGCACAATGCGAATTTTTGTATTTCCCTAGCATTCCAGTAAAAGCATCATTAAACGAGTATTTGGAAATCTCTAAAGACTACAGCTCTCCTAAGAGCAGCGTTTTCATTAACGGTATACTGGATAATTTACTCAAGCAATTCCAGCAAGAAGATATGATCAATAAAATCGGACGTGGTACGTTATAGATAAAGGATTTACATTGCCAACAAAGTGCTTTTTATTACCTTTGAGGCGCTTAAAAATTTAAGAAAATGAAAAAAATTGTTTTAATTTTTGCAGCAGTAGCTGCGATGTCACTAACAAGTTGTAACGAGAATGCTTCTGCTAAAATTGACGAGGCAAACTTAACTGCTGCGGCTAATCGTGAGTCTGTAAAGGCTGATTTCCCAGTAATGACTTTTAACGAGCCAGAATATGATTTTGGAACGGTCACTGAAGGTACTGTAGTAGAGAAGGAATACACATTCAAAAACACAGGAAACTCTCCTTTGATCATCGTAAACGCAAAAGGTAGCTGTGGTTGTACGGTTCCTACATGGACTAAAGAGCCAGTGGCACCAGGAGAAGAAGGAACTATGCTAGTAAAATTCAATACTAGTGGTAAGCCAGATGCTCAAAGCAAAACGGTGACTATCAAAACCAATACGGAAGCTGGTCAAGAAATGATCGTCATTAAGGGTTATGTATCTCCTAAAGGTGGAGCTACTCCTAACGCCTAATTTGTCATTATGGATATGAATCAGATTATAGGGTTTGCACCTTATATACTTATCGTGATTGTTTTTTATTTCTTGATCATTAGGCCACAGTCTAAAAGAAGAAAAGAAGAAAAACAATTTGCAGAGTCATTGAAAGTAGGAGACCGTGTGATTATGTCTAGCGGTATTCACGGCAAAGTGAATCAAATCAATGCCGATAAAGGAACGGTGATGGTTGAAACAGGAGCTGGTAAAATGCTCTTTGAGCGATCTGCAGTTTCAGTAGAGCTCACTAAGAAATTAAATACTCCAGACGAGAAAAAGTAATCGTCTAAAATTTACCAGAAAGCCCTTGAGAAATCAAGGGCTTTTTTATTTGGCAAATTCTGTCAACTCAGTTCGAATAGGAAGCGCACATGCCGTTGATAGACTTCCAATCCTCACCTTCGGCAGTTTTTTTCAAAATTGCGTTGCGATGCTCTAATAATTGACTCATATATTTTTTGAGAAAAAGCGAGTCGGCTATTTTCCCTATAATCCCCAATGGCGAGTCGTAATCAAAAACATCTTTCATAATCATTGTACCATTGCTGGAGGAGATAAAATGATGTTCATGTCTAAATCTTTTAAATGCTCCAGACACCATCTCGTCTGCAAAAAAGTGATGTGGTTGAACCTCTGTAATCAGACTGGTCAATTGTTGCTTGATACCAAAATGCGTCGCTTGCCAAGTAACCGTTTCACCTTCCTCCACCAGCCCGGTAATTCTACCTGCGATGGCTTTTTCATAAGTGTGTTTTAGCGAATTTTGATGAAGATCTATACTTCGAGCCAGATCAAAAACTAATTCAATTGGTGCTTCAACATGAGTTTCTAGAACGATCTTTGGCATTTGCTTTTTTATAAAGATACTAGGAACGGTAGTTATGAGAATCTAGAAGTCATGGTATTCTTGAGAGAAATGAATGAAGCAGTATATCCTAACTATCCAGACACACAAACCATAGTAGAGGAGAGTACCAGCTTTCCCAAGGTTAGCAAATTTACCTCCATGACCTATACGTTTACAGATAATTTCATGTTGCCCTTATCGCATGATGAGGTGGTTTATGGAAAAAGTTCCATTATAGGTAGAATGCCAGGCGATTCTTGGCAAAAGTTTGCCAACCTGCGATTTTTATATACTTCTATGTTTACGCATCTGGGTGGTAATTTGCTGATGATGGGATCAGAATTTGGCCAGCATGAAGAGTGGAAATCAATGGCAGCCTAGACTGGCACCTGACAGAGCTTGCTGATCATAAGGGAATCATAGCCACCATTACTGACTTGAATAAGTTGAACAAGAAGAGTCTGCACTACATGAGTTGCAATTTGCTGTGGCAGGTTTTGAATGGATCTCTCATGAAGATGCAGCGAATAGCGTGATCAGTTATTTGCGTAAAGGAAAAAGATTCTAAAGTAGTCGTCGTTTGCAACATGACACGAGTACCGCGAGAAAACTACAGCATAGGATTGCCAGAAGCAGGCAATTACAAATTGCTTTTCAAAAGCAATACCACTGAATATGGCGCTAGTGATTTTAAGGTGAAAAAATCATTTTCTGCTCAAAAAGAAAATTGGCAATACCACAATCAATGCGTGGAATTGGATTTGCCGCCTTTGGAGGGGGAATCACATTTAATTAGTAAATTTAAAACTCATGAAATTTTTGCTATTCATAACCATATTACTTTTTGCGTCAACTGCTTCGGCTCAAATGAGTTCATCAGAACTTTTAGAGGAGGTACTTAATCAACTGGAGATTAAGGTAGAAAATGTAGAGATGCGATTTCTGTCTGAAATGGTTATTTCTGACTCGGAAGCTATTCTTGTTTTTCCGGAAATAGCAGAACAAGGAGAGCAATATGCTATTTACCATTCGCATGTACTCATTGTTGATAGAAACGATGGATCTATAAAATCAAGGTTTTCAAGAAAAGAGGAATGGTTTAGTGATGCTATAGGTATTGAAGCTATAGAAATTTTGTTTGAACCCTATCAAATATCAAACGAATACAAGGTTTTTGGAATTCTAATTGACTATTATGTCCAAAGTAGAGCAAATCCATATTCTTCTAAAAACCTAAGTTTATTTATAATTAAAGAAGATACGCTGGAGCGAGTTTTGAACGATTATATAATTTATCAGTACAGAGGAGAAACAAATGGAACGGGAGATGGAGAGTTCGAAGAGATCATTGGAGCGATTGAAACTATTAAGTCTAACCAAACTCTCGATAATCTACAGATTATTAAAACTATGCGAAAAATAGAATTTGTGGATGGAGTGGAAGAGGTTACTGAAACATCGGAAAGCACAGAGGTATTGACATTTAAAAATGGTCAGTACGTTCAATCCAACTAACTAGCAGAGACTTGAAATCAATTTTAATTGCCACGTAAAATTTAGATAAAATCTGGAATGGTAATTTTCACATCGATCTTGCTATAAACTTCAATCAAGTTAAACTTCCCACAAGCTTGCTACTTAGGCTGTATAGATCCTTTATCTTAATAAAAAAGATAAAGACATGAAAAACTTAGGATTATTAGCCACATTACATGCCAAACCAGAACAGGCAGAAACTGTAAAAAACTTTATTAAAGGAGCCGTTGATCTTGCTAAAAAGGAGGAGAAGACTTTGACATGGTACAGTTTTCAGATTGACACGACCACTTTTGGAATCTTTGATTCGTTTGAAGATGAATCTGGCAGAGAGGCACACTTGAACGGAGAGATCGCCAAAGCCTTAATGGGGAAAGCAGATGAACTTTTGACTCAAGCTCCAGATATTAAGAAGATCGACATACTTTCTGCAAAGTAGAAAAGCACAAGTAACGATCAAAATTTACTCCAAAAACAAAAAGAAGCTATGAATATCACATTAAAACAAGCCCAAGCCGTTATTGAAAAAGCAATGGCTAAAGCTAAAGAACTGAATACTAAAATGAACATCTGTGTTGTTGACGCAGGAGCAAATCAGGTCGCATTTGTCCGCATGGATGGTGCCTGGTTAGGAAGTGCAGATATTGCATTGAAAAAGGCCAAAACTGCAAGATTCTTTGACATGCCATCTGGCGAGATAGGAAAATTGTCACAACCAGGAGAATCACTGTTTAATATTGAGCATTCCAACGGTGGTTTAATTTCTTTCCCAGGAGGAATTCCCATGACAGATAAAGATGGAACCATCATCGGCGCGGTAGGCGTTAGTGGTAGCTCTGTAGAGAATGACCATGAGGTGGCAGCAGCAGGAGCTTCAGCTATTTAATTTAACGACTCTTCTAACTATAAAAGCCCTCCTAATTTAGGAGGGCTTTTGAGTTATTGAATTTTCGAGTCTTGCCTTAATTCAATTGGGTTTCACCCACTGCTGTTACTTGTCCCACGGTTACTTGAACATCAGCAATGGTAGCTGTTTGAAGACCAGCTGTAGCATCAGGCTCTAATGTTACCGTGTAGGTTCCTTCAGGAACTCCACTCAATCTATATTCACCTAATGAATTGGTAAAGGTAGAAATGGTATTGACACCATCTGTTGCTGTGACCAGGGTTTGTACGGTAGTAGGAACAACAGTACCGGAAATGGCACCAGTTTGAGCTACCAATTCCGTTCTAATCACGGGCTTTAAAGAGTATCCTCCATTGCCTTGTTGAACAATAGATTTGTCCGCATCAAAATCAAGGATGAACTCATAAAAAATCCCGCCTTCTAGATCTTGGTTGACATTCAATTTCAGTCCAGATTGTTGAGCGCTAGGAGTGGAAAGCGGGAACGTCTGACCATCAACTACAACCGTATTGTCATCGCCCAATACAAGTCTTATTTGGCTGATTCTTCCTGCTGGAATTTCATCATCTGCTAGAATGACGCTGGCGCCACCTGTTAATTCTAATAGGTCATAAACACCTGTGTTGACAGCTCCTATCTCGACTTCTTCATCGCCATCATCATTATACTTAATCATGACATCCTGAATGTCAATAAAAACATTGTCATAATCACCAGGAGCATCCACAAGTCGAATGCTTACCCGGGCGGGTTGTGTACTGTCATCGCTATCGCTACAGGAAAATAGAGATACCGTTAGAATGGTACACATCAAAATACTTAGGTACTTTTTCATAATTAGGGTTTTAGGTTATTTTAGGGTTACACTATTCAACGAATATATTTTTTTCTTGTTGCTCAAACCCCATTTTTAACCTTGATTACAGAAGGTATTAACAAAGATTTGCGACCTGTTTTTATGGACTAAACCAGTGAAACATTACTCCTAACGAGAGGTCTCAGCTGCTTCAAAATATCATTGAAATGAAGAAAGTGTAATTAAGAATACAGATGAACTGCCCGCCTGGAACCTGAAAAGAGCTGTTCAATTTTCTCAACAGTTTGCAATTAAACCAGTAACAACCTCTATCAAGGATAATCTATCAACCCTAGGTTTTCTTAATTAAAAATCAAAACCAAGTCAGAGCGCGTTAATCTTTATAAAATTTAGTTTTTTGTAAGAATAATAAACAGGTCACTCTTTTATATTAAACGAAAATACATACCATGAACTATTTAAAAACATTACTCTTAATTGCTGTCGCCACCGGAATCTACAGCTGTGGTCCAGCAGTTACGACCACTAAGCCGACTAATGACAGTCTTAAGAAATATTCCACATTTGCTTATTTACCTAATGCAGCTATTGACATGCCTGAAAATTCTTTTAGCGCAGATAGTGTGAATGCTATGGTATTGCAACAGGTTAATGATAAAATGATGGATGCAGGATATGAACTAGACCGATCGAATCCTGATTTATTGGTTTTAGTGAGTACTAAAGTAAACCAACAAACTGAAACTGATACGGATCCAGTATATGCTAGATATGGGTTTTACAACCGTCCTGGATTAAATGTAAACCCTTATTATAATAATTATTACTACCGTGGATATTCTACCTACCCAACAGTGGTGGGATATGATACAGATACCTACCAGTATAAGGATGGAACTCTGATTGTCCAATTAGTTGATCGTGAGTCTCGTGAGACCGTATGGAAAGGCATCAGCAGTACTAGTATTTATGATAGTAGTACTACCGTCGCCTTAACTAATTTGGTGAATGCTATTTTCGAGGAATACCCCTTGATGAATAATTAATTACAATCATATCAAAAAGTAGAGACCGATTCAAATCGGTCTTTTTTTGTTTGTATTAATGTGTATGGTTGTTTCGCTTTCGCGAAAGCGAACTTGCCTCAACATTTTCGTTTTTCCAGGTTGCGCGTTGATTAAGATGTGGTGTGGATCTTCCAGCAAGCTTCCTTGATGAAACCAGATGGCACAGTGATTTTTGAAAGCTGCCAATCCAACAATGTTTTTGCCATTGCTCGTATAGCAAGGTGCTCCCCATTTTATTTCTTCTTTCAATGATAGATTGCTGAGAAGATCTGCAACAGACTATAGTTGTGACTCCCATTTTACGTGAAGCTCTATATATGCTCTAGTTGTACTGACTTTTGCTTTCATGATGTCGTTAAAAATATGTTTATTCCGTCAGAATTAAGAAAAGAGGGTTTTTGAATGGATTACTTTGAGCAAAATTTTAGATAATGCTAACACTATTACAAGACGTACTTGAACAAAAACCTGATGTTGAAGGAGAGATCGATGTCAATCCAGGGAATTTTATTGAGAAAATAGATACTTGGTTAGATGGTTTCGTAAGGATTTTACCTAACGTTCTTATCGCTATAGGTCTATTCATAGCCATTCTTTACTTGGCCGGTTGGATAGGTGGAGTAGTGCGCAAACAATTAAGGAATAGAAATAGATCCAATTTTGGGGAAGTTCTGGGAAGTTTTACCAAATGGATTCTGGTCATATTTGGTTTTGCAGTATGTATAACGATTATTGCGCCCAGCCTCAGTTTTGGTGACTTGATTGGTGGATTGGGCGTGAGTAGTGTTGCCATAGGGTTTGCTTTTCAAGATATTCTTCAAAACTGGCTTGCAGGTATTTTGATCTTGACTCGTCAACCTTTTAGAATAGGAGATGAGATTGAGGTTAATGGAATGAAAGGTCGCGTGGATCGCATTGAAACCCGTGCCACAGTGATTACTACCTATGATGGTATCGACATTGTCGTTCCTAACAATGATATTTATACTAACGCGGTGAAAGTCATAACCGCTCATAATTATGTAAGGTCTCAATATGATCTAGGATTGGGTTATGATCAGCCTTATGAAAAAGCTGTGAAAATCATACGCGAGACACTGCAAAGTATAGAAGGAATTGCACAGGATAAACCTATAGATATTCTCAACTGGGATCAAGCCGATAGCTGGCTAACGATTCGTATGCGTTGGTGGACAGACTCAAAACGCGGCAATGTGGTAAAAACCTTTAGCGAGGTCATTGTCAAAACGCAACATACGCTGGATGATGAGGGCATAAATTTACCGTTCCCAACAATGGTACAAGTGCGAGATGCGCATGATGTAAAAGAAGCCCAAAAACGAGCGGATCGTAAAAATGCCGATGTCATCAAAGATGATGAAAACCAGCAAAAAGAAAAGTCAAAGAAAAAAGAACAGGAGGACTACACTGATAAAAATGCAGATAAAGTGAGTACCAAGCAGGCACTGGACAAGGAAGACCGAGAAGGCGACTCCAAGTACACAGAATAATCTATTTTCTTTTAATACATAAAAAACGAGCCCTAGGGCTCGTTTTTCTTATTGACTCAAATTATAATTTCTAAAATCTCCACCCGAAGTTGACACCGCCACGGCCGGTTACTTCTGGTAATTCATAGTCTGCTGGATCATCTGCTAGACCTAAGTTGCGACCTATCCCGAAACCAACATCGATCAAGAAACCACTGTCGCTCACCCATTTCCAGCCTATACCCACTCCTAATGCTACATCAAAATAATTTTCTGTGACTTCAGAACTATTAGATTCTGAAGCAAAAACGAAGTAGGAATCCTCAAAGGAATGTGCTTTTAAAAATCCTTCACCATAGAATCCCTTTGCGCCATAATCTTCTTTTGAGAAAAAATACTGCCTGTAGTAAGGAGTAATGCTGAAGGTTTCAACATAGTCAATGTCTTCGCTATCCATGATTCCAATATTGAGGTCTACTCCAACACCAGAGTGTCGGCCTAAAACATATTCATAACGCGGATTGATCCCCAAACCTGCAATAGCAGCGACAACATCAAGGCTTACCTCGTGTTTCTTAACCTCATTAAAGGAATCAAGTCGTTTTTGACTGTCAGTTAAGTCTTCTTCTTGCGCAAAAGCTGCGGTTGATGTGAATAGCACGAGAAGTGCAAGGAATGTATTTTTCATGGATTGGTTTTATACTGCTAAGATGCAAAAAAAATAGAAACGTTGCGTTTTGATGTTTTAAAATGCTTTTATCTAGCAATAGCTACCAATTCCGCAATACGAACGATCACCTTACTGGCAGCAATCATGCTTTCTACCGGTACATATTCATAAGGCCCGTGGAAGTTGTGTCCACCTGCAAAAATGTTAGGACAAGGTAATCCCATGTAACTCAATTGAGAACCGTCTGTCCCACCACGTATGGGTTTAATGAGCGGTTCAATATCTAAATCTTTCATGGCTTGCTCTGCAATGTTTACAATATGCATTACGGGCTCTACTTTTTCCTTCATATTGAAGTACTGATCCTTGATTTCTATACTGACTACTTCACGCTCGTATTGTGCGTTCATGTCAGCGACCAATTTATAAAGGACTTCTTTACGAGCATCAAAATGATTCTTATCGTGATCGCGAATGATATAGTGAAGTTCTGTTTTTTCAACTGCACCTTTCATGTTGTGCAAGTGAAAGAAACCTTGATATCCTTCCGTATGTTCTGGGGTTTCCAGTCTAGGTAAGGAATCTACAAATTCAGTAGCAATGTACATGGAGTTCACCATTTTACCTTTAGCATAACCTGGATGAACTATTTTGCCATGGAAAGTTACTACGGCTCCAGCAGCATTGAAGTTCTCATATTCTAACTCGCCTATTTGGCTACCGTCCATGGTATACGCCCAATCTGCGTCAAACTTTTCCACATCAAATTTATGGGCACCGCGACCTATTTCTTCATCTGGAGTGAAGCCGACTTTTATCGCCCCATGTTTAATTTGAGGATTGTCGATCAAGTGTTTTACGGCAGTCATGATTTCTGTGATTCCAGCCTTATCATCAGCAGCGAGGAGTGTCGTACCGTCTGTGGTAATGATGGTTTGACCTTTATATTGCTTTAAATCCTCAAAATAATCAGGAGATAAAATCAAATCGCTCCCTTTAAGTGGAATATCACCACCATCATAATTCTTGATAATCTGCGGCTTGATATTTTTTCCCGTAAAATCTGGGGTGCTATCAAAATGGGAAATAAAACCGATAACGGGCACATCGTGGCTCACGTTGCTGGGCAGCGTTGCCATGATATAAGCATGATCATCAATACTCACATCACTCATTCCCATATCGATCAATTCTTGATACAATTTACGGGCAAGATCCCATTGTTTCTCTGTGCTAGGTGTTGTATCGCTGGCAGGATCTGACTCTGTATCAATGGTGATGTAACTTATAAATCTTTCGGTGATTTCTTGGTGCGTCATGATTTTTTGAACTGGGAATTATTTGAGGAAAGATAGGGATTACAAGAGCATTTTATCCCTAGTAGGATCTTAAATTGATTCGAATATTTTGTAGTAGGTTCCGCTTTCGCGAAAGCGGAATAGCGACACACACTCCATCATTAAAATTGAGTATTGCGTGCAAATGGGTTTTCTACTTGAGAAAAAATGGTGTTGTTTCCAGCCTCGTATAAAGCTCTGTTTTTGTATTTGTACTTTAATGCATATTTATCCAACTCCGTAAAATTGATCACTACATTTTCATACATTTTTGAAAGCTGATCTGAGTAATCATCAAGTTGAGATAGCTGAATGGATGATTGCATGGAAAAGGTCTGAATGTTGACTTTAATAGGTTGCCAGTTTGCAGGTATAGCCGTGGTAGGCTTTAATGGTACTGTAACAATTGATTGCGGCTGATAGTTGACTGAAGACGTAATGCTCTGTGACTGATTTGAAGCAGATTGAGGTAATTGTTGACCTACTGCAGCTATACAGGAGATTACGGCAAGCAAAAAGAGTGTTATAGTTCTCATGTATTTAAATATAGTAAAAAATCAGGCGATAGTAAGCCCTAACTCTCTGCCTTTTTCAAGCATCAGTGCACGTGCAGCGTCGTGCTCATTAGGAATATCTCCGTCTAATATAGCCTCTTTAATCACTGATTTGATGATGCCTATTTCTCGACAAGGCTGTAGATTGAAAGTTTTCATAATCTCCTCTCCACTCACTGGTGGCTGGAAATTACGCACATGATCACGTTCCTCGACCTCGACTATTTTATCGCGTACTTTTTGAAAGTTGCTGTGGTATTTTTTGAAGCGCTTTGGGTTTTTAGTGGTGATGTCAGCCTCACATAAAGTCATTAAATCCTCAATATGATCTCCGGCATCGTGAACCAGCCTGCGCACGGCACTATCCGTAGCAGCTTCATCAATAACCGCTATAGGTCGCGAGGACATGCGTACCATTTTTTGAACAAATTTCATTTTTTCATTCAACGGCATGCGCAGCCTTTTGAACAAATGGAACACCATTTTAGAGCCCTTGAATTCATGACCATGAAATGTCCAGCCTACTTTCTTACTGAATCGCTTAGTAGGTGCCTTACCTATATCGTGAAACATTGCTGCCCAGCGCAGCCACAAGTCATCTGTGTTTTTTGATATATTATCAACGACTTCGAGAGTATGATAAAAATTATCCTTGTGTGTTTGACCTTCAATTTCTTCAATGCCTTTTAACGCGGTCAATTCAGGTAAAATCAATTCTAATAATCCAGATTTTTCTAAGAGTAAAAAACCATGGGACGGTGCATCACACAGCATAATTTTATTCAGTTCTGTAACAATACGCTCATTGGAAATAATATGGATGCGATAGGCGTTCTTTTTAATGCTTGCGAAAGACGCAGGCTCAATCACAAAATCCAACTGGCTTGCAAATCGTATGGCACGTAACATGCGTAACGGGTCATCGCTGTACGTAATGTCTGGATCCAGCGGTGTCCTAATGATTTTCTTTTCTAGATCCTCTAGGCCGTGGAAAGGATCTAATAAACGACCATAATCATCTGGCTGTAAAGAAAACGCCATGGCATTAATCGTAAAGTCTCTCCTGTTTTGATCATCCTCTAATGTTCCATCTTCCACAATCGGGTTGCGGCTACTGCGGTCGTAACTTTCTTTTCGGGCTCCTACAAACTCCAGTTCAAGATCGTTAGTCTTAATCATGGCGGTACCATAGTTCTTAAAGACACTAATTTTTGTGCTTTGAGTAAGTAGTTTCTTTGTCCTTTCCGCAAGCTCAATACCACTCCCTACTGCTACAATATCAATATCCTGCTTATTACCTCGCTCAAGTAAAAAGTCTCTCACAAAGCCACCAATAACGTAGGCCTGAACATTAATGTCTTGAGCGGCTTGACTTACCACTTTGAAGACACTGGAACTGATGGCTTCCTTGTAAAATGAATCGGCCATGGGGTTATTTTCTAATGATCTTGATAAGGCCGTCATTTGAAATCTTCATGATGGCACTGGGCTTGAGGTTTTTTGCTGGTAGGGGAAGGTCGACCACGTGGTCCACACGTTCCAACAGCTCCTTAGAAATATCCTCAAAATGCACGGGCGATGGGTGCCCGCTAATGTTTGCGCTAGTGGAAACAATGGGTTTGCGCAATCCTCTGATGATTTCCCGGCACAAAGGATCGTTTGTGACACGAACGGCAAGGGAATTATCGCTAGCGATCAGGTTTTCTGCCACACCCTTGGGTCGGTCAAAAACGATGGTTAGCGGGTCTTTGTTGACCTTAAGCACTTCCCAGGCCATTTCAGGAACCTCCTCAATATATTGATCGAGCATAGGAAAGCTGTCCACTAGAATCAAAAGCGACTTAGAAGGGTCACGTTCTTTGATAGCATAGATCTTTTCTACTGCTTCAAAATTGGTGGCATCACAGCCTATACCATAGATCGTATCTGTAGGGTACAAAATGGTATTTCCCTTTTTTAAATGAGCTACAGCTTCTTGTACAAACTTTCTAGGAATGTCAAATTTAGGCTCTTTGGTCTTTTTGTTTTCCCGGCCACGAACTTGGTCTCTTCTATTACTATGTCTATCGCTTTTGCTCATGCTACAAAATTAATGGTTCTTACAACAAAGTAGCAAAGTTGGTTGAGATTTAGTAGTCCTATTTAAATTTAGGTTCTAAGGCATCATTTTCAAGAGATCTCTTTCGCCATTATGATGTTTCCTATAGTTATATCCGTCCTTTTTTAGCATAAAAAACTTAATTTGCGATTCAATTTTCAGAAGGGTTATGAGCAGTGAGAATTTTGTAAGTAATTCGCTTTCGCGAAAGCAGTTTCAAAATATCCTAGAATTATTTCAAGATTCTGATAGGAAATTAGGTGATGATCGCAATCAGATTAAGATCGTACAGTTTGAGGGTCGAAAACTGGTTGTCAAATCTTTTAAAATTCCAAATGCTATCAACCGTATTGTTTATCGATTTTTTAGAAAGTCCAAAGCAGAGCGATCTTACCTTAATGCGCTTTATCTCAAGTCTCGAAATTTAGGAACTCCAGAGCCATTAGCATATCTTGAAGAAATAGGTCCAGCGAGGTTCCATCAAAGTTATTATGTTAGTGAATTTGTAGAACATGATTTTACTTTCAGAGAGTTAGCTGCTGACGATACTATCAAAAATAAGAAGGAGATTTTGAAAGCCTTTACTCAGTTTATTTATCAACTCCATGAAGCAAATGTTTACTTTCTAGATAACTCGCCAGGGAACACTTTAATTTTAATATCAGGAAATGAGTACAAGTTCTATCTGGTAGATTTGAATCGTATGAAGTTTTATGATATTCCTGTAAAGGATAGGCTTAAAAACTTTGAACGTCTATCACCTCAAAAATGGATGTTTGACATCATGGGAGCAGAGTATGCTAGACTTTCTCAATTAGATCCTGAAGAGACCATAAATACCATGTGGAATCATGTTCAAGCATTTCAAGACCATTTCCAGAACAAGAAAAAATGGAAAAAGCGATTGAAAAAAATATCTTAATATGAAATTAAAAGAATGGCCAGCTTCTC of the Nonlabens marinus S1-08 genome contains:
- a CDS encoding DUF4382 domain-containing protein — its product is MKKYLSILMCTILTVSLFSCSDSDDSTQPARVSIRLVDAPGDYDNVFIDIQDVMIKYNDDGDEEVEIGAVNTGVYDLLELTGGASVILADDEIPAGRISQIRLVLGDDNTVVVDGQTFPLSTPSAQQSGLKLNVNQDLEGGIFYEFILDFDADKSIVQQGNGGYSLKPVIRTELVAQTGAISGTVVPTTVQTLVTATDGVNTISTFTNSLGEYRLSGVPEGTYTVTLEPDATAGLQTATIADVQVTVGQVTAVGETQLN
- a CDS encoding transcription antitermination protein NusB, producing MLTRRHLRIKVMQAVFAFQKQRPDELKDLEKFLNTSMTQTFVLFLYMVQLLIEIHKLAEQRHKLATERFTGSDAVKNPSRALIENKVLVELSKSPAIKEALRKRKLDPWHLDSAYVERLYEKIIMSKEFVVYASQENESIKKDQSFINTIFSEIIAPSDELMDYLEDANITWTDDYPLVNTEMIKFIRKVKVDKEIKLPELVKDPDDIKFAMDLFRRTVLNMDELWARVDGKTPNWDSERIAQIDSVLIMMAQCEFLYFPSIPVKASLNEYLEISKDYSSPKSSVFINGILDNLLKQFQQEDMINKIGRGTL
- a CDS encoding PA3715 family protein produces the protein MKFLLFITILLFASTASAQMSSSELLEEVLNQLEIKVENVEMRFLSEMVISDSEAILVFPEIAEQGEQYAIYHSHVLIVDRNDGSIKSRFSRKEEWFSDAIGIEAIEILFEPYQISNEYKVFGILIDYYVQSRANPYSSKNLSLFIIKEDTLERVLNDYIIYQYRGETNGTGDGEFEEIIGAIETIKSNQTLDNLQIIKTMRKIEFVDGVEEVTETSESTEVLTFKNGQYVQSN
- a CDS encoding putative quinol monooxygenase; this translates as MKNLGLLATLHAKPEQAETVKNFIKGAVDLAKKEEKTLTWYSFQIDTTTFGIFDSFEDESGREAHLNGEIAKALMGKADELLTQAPDIKKIDILSAK
- a CDS encoding SRPBCC family protein, whose product is MPKIVLETHVEAPIELVFDLARSIDLHQNSLKHTYEKAIAGRITGLVEEGETVTWQATHFGIKQQLTSLITEVQPHHFFADEMVSGAFKRFRHEHHFISSSNGTMIMKDVFDYDSPLGIIGKIADSLFLKKYMSQLLEHRNAILKKTAEGEDWKSINGMCASYSN
- a CDS encoding GlcG/HbpS family heme-binding protein, which translates into the protein MNITLKQAQAVIEKAMAKAKELNTKMNICVVDAGANQVAFVRMDGAWLGSADIALKKAKTARFFDMPSGEIGKLSQPGESLFNIEHSNGGLISFPGGIPMTDKDGTIIGAVGVSGSSVENDHEVAAAGASAI
- a CDS encoding DUF1801 domain-containing protein gives rise to the protein MKEEIKWGAPCYTSNGKNIVGLAAFKNHCAIWFHQGSLLEDPHHILINAQPGKTKMLRQVRFRESETTIHINTNKKRPI
- a CDS encoding DUF1573 domain-containing protein, translated to MKKIVLIFAAVAAMSLTSCNENASAKIDEANLTAAANRESVKADFPVMTFNEPEYDFGTVTEGTVVEKEYTFKNTGNSPLIIVNAKGSCGCTVPTWTKEPVAPGEEGTMLVKFNTSGKPDAQSKTVTIKTNTEAGQEMIVIKGYVSPKGGATPNA
- a CDS encoding DUF4136 domain-containing protein encodes the protein MNYLKTLLLIAVATGIYSCGPAVTTTKPTNDSLKKYSTFAYLPNAAIDMPENSFSADSVNAMVLQQVNDKMMDAGYELDRSNPDLLVLVSTKVNQQTETDTDPVYARYGFYNRPGLNVNPYYNNYYYRGYSTYPTVVGYDTDTYQYKDGTLIVQLVDRESRETVWKGISSTSIYDSSTTVALTNLVNAIFEEYPLMNN
- the yajC gene encoding preprotein translocase subunit YajC, whose amino-acid sequence is MDMNQIIGFAPYILIVIVFYFLIIRPQSKRRKEEKQFAESLKVGDRVIMSSGIHGKVNQINADKGTVMVETGAGKMLFERSAVSVELTKKLNTPDEKK
- a CDS encoding alpha amylase C-terminal domain-containing protein, with amino-acid sequence MTRVPRENYSIGLPEAGNYKLLFKSNTTEYGASDFKVKKSFSAQKENWQYHNQCVELDLPPLEGESHLISKFKTHEIFAIHNHITFCVNCFGSNEFIRTFRGGT